Part of the Brassica oleracea var. oleracea cultivar TO1000 chromosome C8, BOL, whole genome shotgun sequence genome is shown below.
TAAATTGAGATTTCACTAAAACATGAGAGTTTTGACCACCGCCTAGGGAGAATTAAGTATGTACCATGGGACATGGATCATATGAGAAGCTGAAACGTAAAAAAAAAAACACGACCAACAAGTTAGTCAAAACAGTGGTAAAACTATAATATTCAAGTAGAGGTAAATTTGGGGATATATGCAAACTCATCATGCTCATCCGAAATTTACTTGAATATTTGAACTTCATGATAAAAAGAATATGATCACTGATTTTATTGAGCCAACCAATTAGATAATTATACAAATTAAGCCTATTTTTCCTTTTGAAAATATATAAAGAGGGACCAGAAAAGAACTAGAGAGGGAGGCCATGAGACATTATTATCACTAGTCAAAAACAACAAACCCTTCTTTTGCTTTTTAATATTAAATATTAAATTTTAATTTTGCAGGTTTCTTCTCTTCTTCTTCCTACCTCTTGGCTGCTTTCTTTCATCATCCATAAAGTGAAAGCTCACGCATAGAGCCATACCGTCCCAAAAAAGAAGAAGAAGCAAAAGTCCAAAAAAACACTCTCCAAAACATTCTCTCTTTGCTCTTTACTCTCTCTCTCTCTGCCTTTCTCTTTGTCAAAGTTCATGGATGCTACGAAGTGGACACAGGTACGTCAAAAAGATCTCTCTTTGCTATAACTGTTTGTTTCTTCTTCTTTAACTCTCTCCATCTCTCTCTATATATATTTATATCCATACTGAACTTAGTCACATACATAACAATTTCTTATGCTGCTTCTTGTAGTTATATATACGTCTAGTCTCATAAAGAGAGATATGTCTATATGTATGTTTTCTTTATTTGGATTTGTTTTTAAATATGAGTATTTGCATGGGAGATTATCCGTTTCAGAACTTTCGAAAGGAGTTAAAGAAACTTTTGTTCTCTACAAGTTCACCTTTTTATGTGATTAATTATAGATTTTGATTACTAATGGATAAAAAGGTATGATTTGTTATTTACCTTTTGTTCTTGGTGCTCAGGTCTTACCAAATTGTTTTTCTATACGGTGCTTTAGTTTTCCTTTTCAGAATTAATTTTCCTTTAAAGCACCGACGATATAACCACAAAAACCTTAATTTTTTTCTTTGAGCTTAATTATTACCCAAATTTTACTTAATTATCACCAAACCCTAATCTTGGCGAGCTTCAGGACTCGGTTTTGCAATTGTTATTATTGTTCTATTTGACATGGTTTGTGATTCATTAGATCTTTATATATCTTAATTATTATAGGGTTTTCAAGAAATGATAAACGTAAAACCAATGGATCAAATGATTTCAAACACCAACAACAGCACATCGCAACAACAGCAACCAACATTCATCGCCACCACATCAAGGCCAAACGCCACCGTAGCGAACGGCGGCTCCGGCGGAAACAACAACAATACGGCTACTACGATGGAAACTAGAAAGGCCAGACCACAAGAGAAAGTAAACTGTCCAAGATGTAACTCAACGAATACGAAGTTCTGTTATTACAACAACTACAGTCTCACGCAACCAAGATACTTCTGCAAAGGTTGTCGAAGGTATTGGACCGAAGGTGGCTCTCTACGCAACGTCCCTGTTGGAGGCAGCTCAAGAAAGAACAAGAGATCCTCAACACCTTTAGCTTCACATTCCAACCCCAAGCTTCCAGATCTAAACCCACCGATTCTTTTCTCAAGCCAAATCCCTAACAAGTCGTCAAAAGATCTTAACTTGTTGTCTTTCCCGGTCATGCAAGATCATCATCATGGTATGTCTCAGTTTCTTCATATGCCAAAGATCGAGAACAACAATACATCATCTTCAATCTATGCTTCATCATCTCCTGTCTCAGCTCTAGAGCTTCTAAGATCTAATGGAGTCTCTTCGAGAGGAATGAACACGTTCTTGCCTGGTCAAATGATGGATTCAAACTCAGTCATTTACTCATCTTTAGGGTTTCCAACAATGGTTGATTACAAACAGAGTAACAATAACCTTTCGTTCTCCATTGATCATCATCAAGGGATTGGAAACAACACCATCAACAGTAACCAAAGAGCTGAAGATAATAATCATGCTGATGACATGAATGGAGCAAGTAGGGTTTTGTTCCCTTTTTCAGACATGAAAGAGCTTTCGAGCACAACTCAAGACAAGAGCCATGGTAATAATACATACTGGAGTGGGATGTTCACTAATACAGGAGGATCTTCGTGGTGAAAAAGGTTAAAAAGAGATCATGAAATTATTGTTATCTCTTCTCTTTTTCACCTTTTTAACTCCTTATTTATTATATTTTTACTTTGATGATCTTTTGTTCTTTCTCACATGGGGTACTTTAGTTAAAGTTGTCAGGACTTAGTCTACAGATAGTCCTTTCTATTCCTTCTTTCGGGTGTTGTTCTTTTTAAATAGTATTAGTGTGTGATGATAATTTTCTTTAGTACTGAGGAGTGAGTGCTGAGGGATATCATACGAGGGTAGAAGAATAAGTGAATATAAGTGCATTGTGTGTAACCAGTGAGATCTGTATTCATCATTTCTTCTATTTGCAGAAGTATTTGTGTAATTCACTCGTCTTTATTTTTAATCAGTTTGATATATATTTAAGTGGTGTAAACATGTTTGGTACATTTTTATTCCGGTTGAGTGAATACTGCATAAGTTTCATATTTACTAGCTATCTAATATAGTCACTGCTATAATAACAATTCATCACTTAATATATAGTCACTGTTATAATAACAATTCATCAATAACGCGTTTGCTTAGATGGATAGCAGCAGCAACGAGTGATTGCATGCATGGAACCATGCACTAAGCTAAAATATAATAGAAGGCGACCAAAAATATGATTGTGGTAGTGTTCTCTTTGTCATTGCGAATGCTAGCAACAATTCTATTAGCTGTTTTTGTTTTGTTACCGACGAAATATGTATGCAAGTGATTCGATGTATCGCAAAGAGTGATAGAACACATGTAAGAACCATGGGGAAAATATAACTGAAATTTTTATCTGTTTTTTACATAGGTTCTAAACGGTACCTAATAGTGGCAACATATACATAGTAAAAATAATTGAGTATGCTGATATTCGTATTTGAAATTAATAATCAACGTATCAAGTTTAAACTTTAAAATTATTTGATGGTAACCCAGAACTCATTGCATGTGAACGGAATTACTCTTCTCAGAATTTTCAGCTTTTTCAGTTTATATAATTCACAATTATTACCTTCTAGACAACTACTCCCATACTAGTAAATTAGTTGGAGTAATTAATATATAAAATGCGCCCGCCCATACTAGTAAATTCCATCAAAATTATGTGTTATTTTTGTTTCTCCAGTAATTTGTGTGTTGTCAAATAGTCACAATCCAGTAGATATACCATTTGCAGCGCAAAACTTAAGTCTCAGTAATACAATATAGTCTTCTCACTTCTCAGTTCAGAATTTATATAACGGGTGATTTGATCCAAAAAGAAAAATTAATATTACGGGTGGTAAAAATAAAGAAAATATTATTGGAATGATTATCCACGAAGAGTCATGATTGTCGAATCCCAAAGCATCACATTTTGGAGAAACATTTATATTCATAGCGCTCTTCGGCTTTTTTTGACTTTTGTGTCCGTGCATGAACTTAGCAATGTTTTATCCTTTTTAACGGAAATTCATTACTACACCTTCTAATATATGAGAGCTTCTAGGAGTATTTAAAAAAAAAAAAAAATTCCTGAAACGAGAGTTATTTATTCTTCTTTGAATAGAGAATTATTAAGAATTTAAAACAAGAAGTTTCAAGCTGGGAATTAACTCACTAACATTTTTAAAAAATCAAGCCTATACGTTAACCTGCTCCAACTAAAAGCCGTTTATAACATTCATTAACTTAATACTCCGTTTGAAGTATGCGTGGATCTGTAAAATATGGTCATATTAATGAATCATCATCATTTGTAGTTAAAGGTAATTAAATCCCTTGAAGCAAACACCCACTAAGACCGAGAGACGACAACAAGCTTTTCTTCAATTCTCGTTATTACCAGTTTCAATGCGATGTCACATTCCACTCGACATTTTCATTATCTTAATTATTAGTATAAAATAATAATAATCAGACCGTACCCTTCACGTTCATCCACCTAATCCGCTTTTTAATCTTCCAATTAGATGAAAGTGACCTTTCTAATTGATCCATGATAAATGTGTATACACATTTAACGTTGGTAATTTCAGAAATCGCAGTATTATTTACTATCATAAACTTCACTGTATAAGCACTACATTTCAGACAATTTAAAATTTAACTCGGTAAAGGTTACCATAACCCGTACACCAATAAATTAAGTTCTTTTCTATTGCATATATCTTCTAAATTATAAACCATTTGGGGAAGCTACACATATTTTCGACAACTTGCTATGTTTAAAGGAATGTTTTAATTTATTTTTAATATGATGAAAACAATTAAAATGATATGTATCAGATATTTATTAATTTAAAATAAATATACTAAGTATACTTTTGTCGGAATAGTATAAGATAAATGTGAGTATGAACACATGATGATTAGTAGCTGGCTTGAAATGCGGAAGTAGATGCCCACTTTATAGTGCCCGCCAACCAAACATGATTTTTCATTGGGTCTGTGTTGTTTTGATTATTTAATTACTGACTATATTTGAATACTACTCGTAATTACATTCAAGTATATAGGATAAAATCAAACGCGATATTCTCGTAGTCTATACAGATCTAGATTTATCTGCGCATGGTCGCTTTATTCAAAATAATCGAGAAAAAAATAGCGCAACGGATCCATCGAGTCAACTATATTTTATTTTAAATACAGAAAGCTGTTATCTTCAGGCCAAAGAAATCGAAGGAATAAAAGGACCTGTCTCGAAGATAAAGATGAATCTACATCACATAATATACCACTGGACATGTAATAAAAGGTGACGCACTGATTCTCTCTCTTTAACTGATCATCAACTTCATATTTAAATTCTGGGAGTACATGATTTCACCATAAGTGATTTAACCACACTTATAGACAAAGTTCTCTAACTTCACAAAAGAATCACTAGATGGATCTTAAGCTACCTGAACTGAACTTTGCTGTAATTTCAACCCAATGAGCCCAAACTCTCTCTAAACCAGAGAAAATTATCTCTTAAACCACCTACTTAGACCACAATGAGAGAAAACAATGAAACCCAACATAGCTAAAACTAATCTCGAGTCAATAACATCTCAAGCATTTGTCTCCAGAAGATGAGCATGCACACAACTAAATGTGACGCACTGATTCTTAGTCGTCTAAAATATACTACAAATGACTGTTTTTAGTTAGGAAAAATTAATAACATAATTTCTTAACTTTTGAAAATAAGCTAAAAATATTAACTCACAGACATATCATTTTAATCATCAATTTCTAATCAAACACAGATAAATCTCATACCAGCCATTTTAATTCTACTAAAATTAGCATAATTACTTTTTTTTTTTTTGATAACTCTGATATTTGGGCAGTCACATTTCCAACTATCCCTCCGAAAAGGGTCCAGCGCCCCAACGAAAGAGATGTTAAATCCGTTGTGGCCAAGGCTCGAACCCGGGTGGCGGACAGTACAGCTGTACCTCCTTTACCACCAAGCTACGAGCGCTTGGTTTTAGCATAATTACTTAGTATTTAGCGGTATAACAAAGTTAAAATGGCTTACTAGCTCAATACAAAAATGATTTTTTTTTTTGGGATTTCAGTTCAAATGTTAGAGATAAAACTTGTTTATTTAAAAATGACTTAACTGGAATTTGTAATTTTTAAGTTTTGTGATATTAGTCATTGGAGATAGAAATCATTTGAGATTTCTGTGGTTACCAAAAAGAAATATAATTTTTCATCTCGAATAAAATGTCTTATTTAAGCATATATGTTAAAATAAACATAGAAATATTATTTTCACAAATGAATCAAAACTAAAAAAATTGTTTAATAAAAAACTTAGAAAAATTCTCTCAAATATCAATTTTTAAGTTTTTGTCACAAAAATAGCTCTCAAAGAAGAAAATGATCAAAATAACTCTTTTTATTTTAAATTTTTTAATATTTATTTTTTATTTTTAAAATTTAAAACCCTATCCCCAAAACTCCACCCTTTAATTCTAAACCATAAGTATAGATTAGTTAAACCTAAGGTAAAAATGTAATTTTATCTTTTAATAAAACTTATTTTAGTCATTTTCTTCATTAAAAACTATTTTTATGAAAATAAATTAAAAAGGGTTATACTATGGAATTTCTCAA
Proteins encoded:
- the LOC106312091 gene encoding dof zinc finger protein DOF3.7 isoform X1, producing MDATKWTQGFQEMINVKPMDQMISNTNNSTSQQQQPTFIATTSRPNATVANGGSGGNNNNTATTMETRKARPQEKVNCPRCNSTNTKFCYYNNYSLTQPRYFCKGCRRYWTEGGSLRNVPVGGSSRKNKRSSTPLASHSNPKLPDLNPPILFSSQIPNKSSKDLNLLSFPVMQDHHHGMSQFLHMPKIENNNTSSSIYASSSPVSALELLRSNGVSSRGMNTFLPGQMMDSNSVIYSSLGFPTMVDYKQSNNNLSFSIDHHQGIGNNTINSNQRAEDNNHADDMNGASRVLFPFSDMKELSSTTQDKSHGNNTYWSGMFTNTGGSSW
- the LOC106312091 gene encoding dof zinc finger protein DOF3.7 isoform X2, whose amino-acid sequence is MDKKGFQEMINVKPMDQMISNTNNSTSQQQQPTFIATTSRPNATVANGGSGGNNNNTATTMETRKARPQEKVNCPRCNSTNTKFCYYNNYSLTQPRYFCKGCRRYWTEGGSLRNVPVGGSSRKNKRSSTPLASHSNPKLPDLNPPILFSSQIPNKSSKDLNLLSFPVMQDHHHGMSQFLHMPKIENNNTSSSIYASSSPVSALELLRSNGVSSRGMNTFLPGQMMDSNSVIYSSLGFPTMVDYKQSNNNLSFSIDHHQGIGNNTINSNQRAEDNNHADDMNGASRVLFPFSDMKELSSTTQDKSHGNNTYWSGMFTNTGGSSW
- the LOC106312091 gene encoding dof zinc finger protein DOF3.7 isoform X3; this encodes MDATKWTQGFQEMINVKPMDQMISNTNNSTSQQQQPTFIATTSRPNATVANGGSGGNNNNTATTMETRKARPQEKVNCPRCNSTNTKFCYYNNYSLTQPRYFCKGCRRYWTEGGSLRNVPVGGSSRKNKRSSTPLASHSNPKLPDLNPPILFSSQIPNKSSKDLNLLSFPVMQDHHHALELLRSNGVSSRGMNTFLPGQMMDSNSVIYSSLGFPTMVDYKQSNNNLSFSIDHHQGIGNNTINSNQRAEDNNHADDMNGASRVLFPFSDMKELSSTTQDKSHGNNTYWSGMFTNTGGSSW